In the Pseudoalteromonas undina genome, one interval contains:
- a CDS encoding DUF3630 family protein yields MTELEYDHTHQCIIVKPTELPHDEDFELWGTFFLHSDEISISEFAAGADRHQLRFNYANHTFNLNFEHYSQSVWINGEGQDADNLLAALTFYLS; encoded by the coding sequence ATGACCGAACTTGAATACGATCACACACATCAATGCATTATTGTTAAACCAACAGAGTTGCCGCACGATGAAGACTTTGAGTTGTGGGGAACGTTTTTTTTGCACAGCGATGAAATTAGCATTAGTGAATTTGCAGCTGGGGCTGATCGTCACCAACTGCGTTTTAACTATGCTAACCACACTTTTAATTTAAATTTTGAGCATTACAGTCAAAGTGTGTGGATTAACGGCGAAGGTCAAGATGCCGACAACCTATTGGCAGCGTTAACATTTTATTTAAGCTAA